The proteins below come from a single Triticum aestivum cultivar Chinese Spring chromosome 5D, IWGSC CS RefSeq v2.1, whole genome shotgun sequence genomic window:
- the LOC123123755 gene encoding putative receptor protein kinase ZmPK1: MAPTLSLLLATTSMALLLFSRAVAHDTLPLGSSLAVEAFQTDVLQSPDGTFSCGFYSIYTDAFTFSIWHSKAADKTVVWSANRGRPVHVKRAAFTLQRDGNMVLVDYDGAVVWQAGGNFTNVQQAQLLDTGNLILKDTDGKTIWQSFDSPTDTILPTQHFTASTKLVPTTRSHVSGNYIFRFSDLSVLSLIYDIPEVSDIYWPDPDQTLYEDNRNQYNNTRLGILDSNGSFGSSDFADGRPLVACDAGPGIKRRLTLDPDGNLRLYSLNDLDGSWSVSMAAISQPCNVHGLCGPNGICHYSPKPTCSCAPGYVMSNPGNWTEGCTAIVNITCDHQEPMKFVKLKHTDFWGSDQKHLLPVSFYYCRNICMNDCTCKGFQYQEDTSSCYPKASLFSGRTYPTNDARTIYLKLPDRVNVSNTAFPRSDVFDPAPPHLDCNQMSIPPILEAHNTDVEEPKWLYFYGFIAAFFVVEVSFIAFTWFFVLRREVRPSEVWATEEGYKVMTSHFRRYSYRELVKATMNFKVELGRGSSGVVYKGVLEDERPVALKKLKHISRGKEEFQAELSVIARIYHMNLVRIWGFCSEGSHRLLVCEYVENGSLASILFGDKSIILLDWKQRFNIALGVAKGLAYLHHECLEWVIHCDVKPENILLDQNFEPKITDFGLAKLLNRGGSNQNTSHVRGTTGYIAPEWISGRPITSKVDVYSYGVVLLELLSGSRVSELTVGSDAEVDMVIRKLVTMLADKLEGNDESWIEEFVDCKLGGQFSYVQARTLIKLVVSCLEEDTRKRSTMESVVQTLLSSDEADK; this comes from the coding sequence ATGGCTCCTACTCTTTCACTTCTGCTTGCCACCACTTCCATGGCTCTGCTCTTATTTTCAAGAGCTGTAGCACATGACACTCTGCCGTTGGGATCCTCTCTAGCCGTCGAAGCCTTCCAAACCGACGTGCTGCAGTCACCGGATGGCACCTTCTCCTGCGGCTTCTACAGCATCTACACCGACGCCTTCACATTTTCGATATGGCACTCCAAGGCTGCAGACAAAACCGTCGTCTGGAGTGCAAATCGCGGCCGCCCTGTCCATGTCAAAAGGGCAGCCTTCACCTTGCAGAGGGATGGCAATATGGTCCTCGTAGATTATGATGGCGCGGTTGTGTGGCAAGCTGGCGGCAACTTCACGAATGTTCAGCAAGCTCAGCTGTTGGATACTGGGAATCTCATCTTGAAGGATACCGATGGTAAGACAATATGGCAGAGTTTTGATTCACCCACGGACACTATACTGCCGACGCAACACTTCACCGCTTCTACAAAGTTAGTGCCTACAACCCGGTCACATGTTTCTGGTAACTACATATTCCGTTTCAGCGATCTTTCGGTACTGTCACTTATATATGACATTCCTGAGGTTTCGGATATATACTGGCCAGACCCTGACCAGACTCTCTATGAGGATAATAGAAACCAGTATAACAATACTAGATTGGGGATTTTGGACAGTAATGGGAGTTTTGGGTCGAGTGATTTTGCTGATGGCCGGCCACTTGTGGCCTGTGATGCAGGGCCAGGGATTAAGAGAAGGCTAACTCTGGATCCTGATGGTAATCTCCGGTTATATAGCTTGAATGACTTAGATGGGTCATGGTCAGTTTCAATGGCAGCAATATCTCAACCTTGCAACGTCCACGGCTTATGCGGTCCTAATGGAATCTGTCACTACTCACCTAAACCTACATGTTCGTGTGCACCAGGCTATGTGATGAGCAACCCGGGTAATTGGACTGAAGGTTGCACGGCTATTGTCAACATAACATGTGATCATCAGGAACCTATGAAGTTTGTGAAACTCAAGCATACAGATTTTTGGGGCTCTGATCAGAAACATTTGCTCCCGGTTTCCTTTTATTATTGTAGGAATATCTGCATGAATGACTGCACCTGCAAAGGCTTTCAGTACCAGGAAGATACATCCTCATGCTATCCAAAAGCTAGTCTTTTCAGCGGACGGACCTACCCAACAAACGATGCACGGACAATATATCTCAAGCTTCCTGACAGGGTAAATGTTTCAAATACAGCTTTCCCTCGCTCCGATGTGTTTGATCCTGCACCACCTCATCTTGACTGCAACCAAATGAGCATACCACCAATTCTAGAAGCGCATAACACCGATGTGGAAGAACCAAAGTGGCTGTACTTCTACGGTTTCATAGCTGCATTTTTTGTCGTTGAGGTTTCCTTTATAGCATTCACATGGTTCTTTGTTTTGAGAAGAGAGGTTAGGCCATCAGAAGTATGGGCGACCGAGGAAGGATACAAGGTGATGACCAGTCATTTTAGAAGGTACAGTTACAGAGAACTTGTGAAGGCAACAATGAATTTCAAAGTTGAGCTGGGAAGGGGAAGCTCGGGTGTGGTGTACAAAGGTGTCTTAGAAGATGAAAGACCAGTTGCTCTGAAGAAGCTGAAGCATATAAGTCGGGGCAAAGAAGAGTTCCAAGCCGAGCTGAGTGTGATTGCTAGGATTTACCACATGAATCTGGTGAGAATATGGGGGTTTTGTTCGGAAGGATCTCACAGGCTGTTGGTTTGTGAATATGTCGAGAACGGCTCACTTGCTAGCATTTTGTTCGGTGATAAAAGCATCATCTTGCTGGACTGGAAGCAACGGTTCAATATTGCATTAGGTGTTGCGAAAGGGTTGGCCTATCTTCACCATGAGTGCCTAGAATGGGTCATCCATTGCGATGTGAAACCCGAGAATATACTCTTGGACCAAAACTTTGAGCCTAAGATCACTGACTTTGGGTTGGCAAAGTTACTAAACCGAGGTGGATCCAACCAGAACACATCTCATGTGCGAGGAACCACAGGCTACATTGCTCCCGAGTGGATTTCCGGCCGCCCTATCACGTCGAAAGTCGACGTGTATAGCTATGGAGTTGTGCTTCTTGAGCTTCTATCTGGAAGCAGAGTATCGGAGTTGACCGTTGGTTCAGATGCAGAGGTGGACATGGTGATCAGGAAGCTTGTCACAATGCTTGCAGATAAGCTGGAAGGAAATGATGAATCTTGGATTGAAGAATTTGTGGATTGCAAATTGGGCGGGCAATTCAGCTATGTGCAGGCTAGAACGTTGATCAAATTGGTCGTTTCTTGTTTGGAGGAAGATACAAGAAAGAGGTCGACTATGGAATCTGTTGTTCAGACTCTCCTATCATCTGATGAAGCTGATAAATAG
- the LOC123123756 gene encoding probable ion channel CASTOR isoform X2, with the protein MPLDPDHSPSPPPQPPHRDWFFPPAPPFLPSSSRSLAPRAPFPSTSRSYKPYSTADRRPLPAPRSRSRSPHPSPEQQSPQPPSAPRLRGWDPRYAGVRRGDAQAPAAAAAPPAAPQAVPERKSPPASALTLRWSGMLSAAAILLCFASLLHRNFSLHDQVHHLRGQLGAATAKLQSCIVVMDSSLDMSSVFSYQSNDEFVPSRSLKNFSLLLSLSALYAPIIILKYIDLLSRLRRSGGSEVAFNKRLAYRVDIFLSLHPYAKPLVLLVGTMLLIGLGGLALYGVTDDSLSDCLWLSWTFVADAGNHANAVGFGPKLVSVSISIGGMLVFAMMLGLVTDSISEKFDSLRKGRSEVIEQSHTLILGWSDKLGSLLNQICIANESLGGGTIVVMAERDKEEMEADIAKMEFDMKGTAVICRSGSPLILADLKKVSVSKARAIVVLAEEGNADQSDARALRIVLSLTGVKEGLRGHIVVELSDLDNEVLVKLVGGDLVETVVAHDVIGRLMIQCARQPGLAQIWEDILGFENCEFYIKRWPQLVGMQFEDVLISFPDAVPCGIKMASYGGKIILNPDDCYVLQEGDEVIVIAEDDDTYTPSPLPKVKEAVYIDIVRHERNSQKILLCGMRRDIDDMIVVLDAFLAPGSELWMFNDVPEIDRERKLIEGGLDFSRLENITLVHRDGNAVIRRHLESLPLESFDSILILADESVEDSAIQADSRSLATLLLIRDIQAKRLPYKEAIGSDGFRRSLSEGSWMGEMQQASDKSVIISEILDPRTKNLLYMSKISDYVLSNELVSMALAMVAEDRQINYVLEELFAEQGNELQIRQSDLYLREDEELNFFEVMLRARQRKEVVIGYRLEDAERAIINPPDKVSRRRWSPKDVFVAIAEKE; encoded by the exons ATGCCCCTGGACCCCGACCactccccgtcgccgccgccgcagccgccgcaccGCGACTGGTTcttcccgccggcgccgcccttcctcccctcctcctccaGGTCCCTCGCCCCCAGGGCCCCCTTCCCCTCCACCTCCCGCTCCTACAAGCCCTACTCGACCGCCGACCGCCGCCCGCTCCCGGCCccccgctcccgctcccgctccccgCACCCCTCGCCGGAGCAGCAGTCGCCGCAGCCCCCCTCCGCGCCGCGCCTCCGCGGGTGGGACCCCCGGTACGCGGGCGTCCGCCGCGGCGATGCGCAGGCGCCCGCAGCTGCAGCCGCGCCGCCGGCCGCCCCGCAGGCGGTGCCCGAGAGGAAGTCGCCCCCGGCGTCGGCGCTCACCCTCCGGTGGTCCGGGATGCTCTCCGCAGCG GCCATTCTGCTCTGCTTCGCCTCCCTCCTCCACAGGAACTTCTCCCTGCACGACCAGGTCCACCATTTGCGG GGACAGCTTGGCGCGGCCACCGCGAAGTTGCAGTCATGTATCGTCGTCATGGACTCGTCTCTGGACATGAGCAGTGTGTTTTCGTACCAGAGCAACGACGAGTTTGTGCCCAGCAGAAGCCTGAAGAATTTCTCCCTGCTGCTCTCGCTGTCCGCGCTGTATGCGCCGATAATTATTCTCAAGTACATAGACCTTTTGTCCAGGCTGAGGAGATCGGGAGGCTCCGAGGTTGCCTTCAACAAGCGGTTGGCGTACAGAGTAGATATATTTTTGTCACTCCATCCGTACGCTAAACCCTTGGTTCTTCTTGTCGGTACAATGTTGCTTATCGGTCTTGGTGGGCTCGCTCTTTATGGGGTTACTGATGATAGCTTGTCGGATTGCCTCTGGTTATCGTGGACCTTTGTCGCTGATGCGGGGAATCATGCAAATGCCGTGGGCTTTGGTCCTAAGTTGGTTTCAGTTTCAATCAGTATTGGTGGGATGTTGGTTTTCGCCATGATGCTTGGTCTTGTGACTGATTCAATCtcagagaagtttgattctttgagGAAAGGAAGGAGCGAGGTCATAGAGCAGAGTCACACTCTGATCCTCGGGTGGAGCGACAAGTTG GGATCTTTACTGAACCAAATATGTATTGCTAACGAAAGTTTGGGAGGAGGGACTATCGTAGTGATGGCCGAGAGAGACAAAGAGGAAATGGAAGCAGATATTGCTAAAATGGAGTTTGATATGAAAGGAACGGCTGTAATATGTAGAAGTGGAAGCCCTTTGATTCTGGCTGACTTGAAAAAG GTCTCAGTTTCTAAGGCGCGTGCAATTGTGGTTTTAGCTGAAGAAGGAAATGCTGACCAG AGTGATGCCCGAGCACTGCGAATAGTCTTGAGTTTAACTGGAGTTAAAGAAGGGCTAAGAGGTCACATTGTAGTTGAGCTTAGTGATCTTGACAATGAAGTGCTAGTCAAACTTGTTGGTGGAGACCTTGTGGAAACTGTTGTTGCACATGATGTGATAGGTCGGTTGATGATACAATGCGCGCGTCAGCCGGGCCTTGCTCAG ATATGGGAAGATATCCTTGGCTTTGAGAACTGCGAGTTCTACATTAAAAGATGGCCTCAGTTGGTCGGAATGCAATTTGAAGATGTGCTGATTAGTTTTCCTGATGCTGTTCCATGTGGAATAAAGATGGCATCTTACGGGGGCAAGATTATTTTAAATCCTGATGATTGTTATGTCTTGCAAGAGGGTGATGAGGTGATAGTAATTGCAGAGGATGATGATACATATACCCCATCACCGTTACCCAAG GTTAAAGAAGCTGTTTACATAGACATTGTTCGCCATGAAAGAAACTCCCAGAAGATTCTTCTTTGTGGAATGCGACGGGATATAGATGATATGATTGTG GTACTGGATGCTTTCCTAGCTCCAGGGTCAGAGTTGTGGATGTTCAATGATGTCCCTGAGATAGATAGAGAAAGAAAGCTAATTGAGGGAGGTCTGGACTTTAGTCGTCTAGAAAATATTACGTTGGTTCATCGAGATGGAAATGCTGTTATTCGCCGTCACTTGGAGAGCCTCCCTTTAGAGTCGTTTGATTCT atattgattTTGGCAGATGAATCTGTAGAAGATTCAGCAATCCAAGCTGATTCGAGGTCTCTTGCAACGCTACTGCTGATCAGAGATATTCAG GCAAAACGGCTTCCATACAAGGAAGCGATTGGTTCAGATGGTTTCCGAAGAAGCTTATCGGAAGGTTCTTGGATGGGAGAGATGCAACAAGCATCTGATAAATCTGTTATTATCAGTGAGATATTGGATCCTAGGACTAAGAATTTATTATACATGTCAAAAATAAGTGACTATGTTCTTTCAAATGAACTCGTGAGCATGGCATTGGCAATGGTTGCAGAGGATCGCCAAATAAATTACGTCTTGGAGGAGCTCTTTGCTGAACAG GGGAATGAACTGCAAATACGACAATCCGACCTGTACCTTCGAGAAGACGAGGAGCTAAACTTCTTCGAGGTCATGCTACGAGCTAGGCAGAGGAAAGAGGTTGTCATCGGGTACCGTCTCGAGGACGCCGAGCGTGCCATAATCAATCCACCGGACAAAGTTTCAAGGAGAAGGTGGTCACCCAAGGATGTTTTTGTTGCTATAGCCGAGAAAGAATGA
- the LOC123123756 gene encoding probable ion channel CASTOR isoform X1, with product MPLDPDHSPSPPPQPPHRDWFFPPAPPFLPSSSRSLAPRAPFPSTSRSYKPYSTADRRPLPAPRSRSRSPHPSPEQQSPQPPSAPRLRGWDPRYAGVRRGDAQAPAAAAAPPAAPQAVPERKSPPASALTLRWSGMLSAAAILLCFASLLHRNFSLHDQVHHLRGQLGAATAKLQSCIVVMDSSLDMSSVFSYQSNDEFVPSRSLKNFSLLLSLSALYAPIIILKYIDLLSRLRRSGGSEVAFNKRLAYRVDIFLSLHPYAKPLVLLVGTMLLIGLGGLALYGVTDDSLSDCLWLSWTFVADAGNHANAVGFGPKLVSVSISIGGMLVFAMMLGLVTDSISEKFDSLRKGRSEVIEQSHTLILGWSDKLGSLLNQICIANESLGGGTIVVMAERDKEEMEADIAKMEFDMKGTAVICRSGSPLILADLKKVSVSKARAIVVLAEEGNADQSDARALRIVLSLTGVKEGLRGHIVVELSDLDNEVLVKLVGGDLVETVVAHDVIGRLMIQCARQPGLAQIWEDILGFENCEFYIKRWPQLVGMQFEDVLISFPDAVPCGIKMASYGGKIILNPDDCYVLQEGDEVIVIAEDDDTYTPSPLPKVRRGYPPKDFVGPKSPERILFCGWRRDMEDMIMVLDAFLAPGSELWMFNDVPEIDRERKLIEGGLDFSRLENITLVHRDGNAVIRRHLESLPLESFDSILILADESVEDSAIQADSRSLATLLLIRDIQAKRLPYKEAIGSDGFRRSLSEGSWMGEMQQASDKSVIISEILDPRTKNLLYMSKISDYVLSNELVSMALAMVAEDRQINYVLEELFAEQGNELQIRQSDLYLREDEELNFFEVMLRARQRKEVVIGYRLEDAERAIINPPDKVSRRRWSPKDVFVAIAEKE from the exons ATGCCCCTGGACCCCGACCactccccgtcgccgccgccgcagccgccgcaccGCGACTGGTTcttcccgccggcgccgcccttcctcccctcctcctccaGGTCCCTCGCCCCCAGGGCCCCCTTCCCCTCCACCTCCCGCTCCTACAAGCCCTACTCGACCGCCGACCGCCGCCCGCTCCCGGCCccccgctcccgctcccgctccccgCACCCCTCGCCGGAGCAGCAGTCGCCGCAGCCCCCCTCCGCGCCGCGCCTCCGCGGGTGGGACCCCCGGTACGCGGGCGTCCGCCGCGGCGATGCGCAGGCGCCCGCAGCTGCAGCCGCGCCGCCGGCCGCCCCGCAGGCGGTGCCCGAGAGGAAGTCGCCCCCGGCGTCGGCGCTCACCCTCCGGTGGTCCGGGATGCTCTCCGCAGCG GCCATTCTGCTCTGCTTCGCCTCCCTCCTCCACAGGAACTTCTCCCTGCACGACCAGGTCCACCATTTGCGG GGACAGCTTGGCGCGGCCACCGCGAAGTTGCAGTCATGTATCGTCGTCATGGACTCGTCTCTGGACATGAGCAGTGTGTTTTCGTACCAGAGCAACGACGAGTTTGTGCCCAGCAGAAGCCTGAAGAATTTCTCCCTGCTGCTCTCGCTGTCCGCGCTGTATGCGCCGATAATTATTCTCAAGTACATAGACCTTTTGTCCAGGCTGAGGAGATCGGGAGGCTCCGAGGTTGCCTTCAACAAGCGGTTGGCGTACAGAGTAGATATATTTTTGTCACTCCATCCGTACGCTAAACCCTTGGTTCTTCTTGTCGGTACAATGTTGCTTATCGGTCTTGGTGGGCTCGCTCTTTATGGGGTTACTGATGATAGCTTGTCGGATTGCCTCTGGTTATCGTGGACCTTTGTCGCTGATGCGGGGAATCATGCAAATGCCGTGGGCTTTGGTCCTAAGTTGGTTTCAGTTTCAATCAGTATTGGTGGGATGTTGGTTTTCGCCATGATGCTTGGTCTTGTGACTGATTCAATCtcagagaagtttgattctttgagGAAAGGAAGGAGCGAGGTCATAGAGCAGAGTCACACTCTGATCCTCGGGTGGAGCGACAAGTTG GGATCTTTACTGAACCAAATATGTATTGCTAACGAAAGTTTGGGAGGAGGGACTATCGTAGTGATGGCCGAGAGAGACAAAGAGGAAATGGAAGCAGATATTGCTAAAATGGAGTTTGATATGAAAGGAACGGCTGTAATATGTAGAAGTGGAAGCCCTTTGATTCTGGCTGACTTGAAAAAG GTCTCAGTTTCTAAGGCGCGTGCAATTGTGGTTTTAGCTGAAGAAGGAAATGCTGACCAG AGTGATGCCCGAGCACTGCGAATAGTCTTGAGTTTAACTGGAGTTAAAGAAGGGCTAAGAGGTCACATTGTAGTTGAGCTTAGTGATCTTGACAATGAAGTGCTAGTCAAACTTGTTGGTGGAGACCTTGTGGAAACTGTTGTTGCACATGATGTGATAGGTCGGTTGATGATACAATGCGCGCGTCAGCCGGGCCTTGCTCAG ATATGGGAAGATATCCTTGGCTTTGAGAACTGCGAGTTCTACATTAAAAGATGGCCTCAGTTGGTCGGAATGCAATTTGAAGATGTGCTGATTAGTTTTCCTGATGCTGTTCCATGTGGAATAAAGATGGCATCTTACGGGGGCAAGATTATTTTAAATCCTGATGATTGTTATGTCTTGCAAGAGGGTGATGAGGTGATAGTAATTGCAGAGGATGATGATACATATACCCCATCACCGTTACCCAAG GTTAGGAGAGGCTACCCGCCTAAAGATTTTGTTGGTCCAAAGTCTCCAGAAAGAATATTATTTTGTGGTTGGCGACGTGATATGGAAGATATGATAATG GTACTGGATGCTTTCCTAGCTCCAGGGTCAGAGTTGTGGATGTTCAATGATGTCCCTGAGATAGATAGAGAAAGAAAGCTAATTGAGGGAGGTCTGGACTTTAGTCGTCTAGAAAATATTACGTTGGTTCATCGAGATGGAAATGCTGTTATTCGCCGTCACTTGGAGAGCCTCCCTTTAGAGTCGTTTGATTCT atattgattTTGGCAGATGAATCTGTAGAAGATTCAGCAATCCAAGCTGATTCGAGGTCTCTTGCAACGCTACTGCTGATCAGAGATATTCAG GCAAAACGGCTTCCATACAAGGAAGCGATTGGTTCAGATGGTTTCCGAAGAAGCTTATCGGAAGGTTCTTGGATGGGAGAGATGCAACAAGCATCTGATAAATCTGTTATTATCAGTGAGATATTGGATCCTAGGACTAAGAATTTATTATACATGTCAAAAATAAGTGACTATGTTCTTTCAAATGAACTCGTGAGCATGGCATTGGCAATGGTTGCAGAGGATCGCCAAATAAATTACGTCTTGGAGGAGCTCTTTGCTGAACAG GGGAATGAACTGCAAATACGACAATCCGACCTGTACCTTCGAGAAGACGAGGAGCTAAACTTCTTCGAGGTCATGCTACGAGCTAGGCAGAGGAAAGAGGTTGTCATCGGGTACCGTCTCGAGGACGCCGAGCGTGCCATAATCAATCCACCGGACAAAGTTTCAAGGAGAAGGTGGTCACCCAAGGATGTTTTTGTTGCTATAGCCGAGAAAGAATGA
- the LOC123123754 gene encoding sister chromatid cohesion protein DCC1, translating into MDAAMEDAAAPGSEWDRGSGGAEAVLGLAGAGASLSVCYHEAFGPHADLILLEAGDDLLPDLLQGRVTVRGRPEEEAVLCTPSATYAMKFVGTSNSMFLIPPGEAVAASLRPDHTNEDATVASAAAASIIKVAPGSIELVRTAPRLDKLRSLLRERPYVLDEDLGDGSEDKQGLYTWQDLCVLVQSSDSELLEGLNSLSAVEIDGFWRTVDVGSVNTVLDMILHNSVLHDWLLNALPENAVLSVMEADGFTHKIVAHCLSRFGTKVEQEAGSCWKLDERLVCLQFARRALAAGKMKLNNFMDKWERSIPSGMRADLQMLEGEVLYERLGAETWVHAFSVADLPLTPAERFAALFRERPRWEWKDLQPFIRDLRVPGASSEGLLIKYARRTQPSADSDPIFTAR; encoded by the exons ATGGACGCGGCGATGGAGGACGCGGCGGCGCCCGGGAGCGAGTGGGACCGCGGCAGCGGCGGGGCTGAGGCGGTGCTGggcctcgccggcgccggcgcctcgCTGTCGGTGTGCTACCACGAGGCCTTCGGGCCCCACGCCGACCTCATCCTCCTCGAGGCCGGCGACGACCTCCTCCCCGACCTCCTGCAAGGCCG GGTGACAGTAAGGGGCCGCCCTGAAGAAGAAGCTGTTCTGTGCACGCCATCGGCGACCTACGCTATGAAGTTCGTGGGCACATCCAACTCCATGTTCCTGATACCACCCGGCGAAGCAGTCGCGGCAAGCCTAAGACCCGACCATACCAATGAGGATGCTACCGTCGCCAGCGCTGCGGCCGCTTCGATCATCAAGGTTGCACCGGGGAGCATCGAATTAGTCCGAACGGCTCCGCGGCTCGACAAGCTCAGGAGCCTTCTCAGGGAGAGGCCATACGTGCTTGATGAGGATCTTGGAGATGGCTCTGAAGATAAGCAGGGGCTGTACACGTGGCAAGACCTATGTGTGCTTGTTCAGTCCAGCGACAGCGAGCTGCTGGAGGGGCTGAATTCCCTCTCGGCTGTCGAGATTGATGGGTTCTGGAGGACCGTGGATGTCGGTTCTGTGAACACGGTTCTGGACATGATTCTGCACAACTCTGTGTTGCATGATTGGCTGCTAAATGCTTTGCCAGAAAATGCTGTGCTATCTGTCATGGAAGCTGACGGTTTTACGCATAAGATTGTAGCTCATTGCCTCAGCAGATTCGGCACGAAGGTTGAGCAGGAAGCAGGGAGTTGTTGGAAGCTTGATGAGAGACTGGTCTGCTTGCAGTTTGCCCGAAGAGCACTCGCCGCAGGAAAGATGAAGCTCAACAACTTTATGGATAAATGGGAACGAAGCATCCCTTCAGGAATGCGTGCGGATCTTCAGATGCTTGAAGGGGAAGTGCTGTATGAAAGGCTTGGGGCTGAGACCTGGGTGCATGCTTTCAGTGTCGCCGATCTGCCGTTGACGCCAGCTGAGAGGTTTGCAGCACTATTCCGGGAGCGGCCAAGGTGGGAATGGAAAGACCTGCAGCCCTTCATCAG GGACTTGCGTGTACCTGGAGCGTCTTCAGAAGGGTTGCTGATCAAATACGCAAGAAGAACGCAACCAAGCGCTGATTCCGATCCTATTTTCACCGCTAGATGA